In the Halorussus salinus genome, GAATCCGACCGGGGGTACGCGATGGAGGTGCTGGCCGACCACGGCGTCGAGACCCTGCCCCACCGCGAGTTCACCGACTTCGGGGAGGCTATCGCGTACGTCGAGGACAACCCCGCGCCCTACGTCGTCAAGCCCCTCGGCGAGGTCCAGAACGTCAAGCGCCTGCTGTACGTCGGCCGCGAGCGCGACGGCGGCGACGTAATCGACGTTCTGCGCGCCTACGAGAAGTCGTGGGGCCACCGGATGAAGGGGTTCCAGCTTCAGCGCCGCGTCGAGGGCGTCGAGGTCGCGGTCTGCGGGTTCTTCGACGGCGACTCGTTCGTGGAGCCGATAAACATCAACTTCGAACACAAGAAGCTCTTTCCGGGCAACATCGGTCCCTCGACCGGCGAGATGGGCACCTCGATGTTCTGGTGTCAGCGCAACCGACTGTTCGAGACCACCCTCGGGAAGCTAGCGGGATGGCTCGCGGACGAGGGGTACGTCGGGTCCATCGACGTGAACTGCATCGTGGACGAGGACGGCGTCTACCCGCTGGAGTTCACTCCTCGGTTCGGTTACCCCACCATCGCCCTACAGGAGGAGGGCATGGAGTCGCCGACCGGCGAGTTCTTCGTGGGTCTCGCCCGCGGCGAGGACCCCGACCTCTCGGTCCACCGGGGGTATCAGGTCGCGGTCCG is a window encoding:
- a CDS encoding phosphoribosylglycinamide synthetase C domain-containing protein, with product METQNFLFCSLDEPLAGDLAWQIRREGHDVRYYVESESEAEVADGFVPKTDDWRAEIEWADVIVFDDIWVDGELGTGELAEELRERGKAVVGGTPATDRLESDRGYAMEVLADHGVETLPHREFTDFGEAIAYVEDNPAPYVVKPLGEVQNVKRLLYVGRERDGGDVIDVLRAYEKSWGHRMKGFQLQRRVEGVEVAVCGFFDGDSFVEPININFEHKKLFPGNIGPSTGEMGTSMFWCQRNRLFETTLGKLAGWLADEGYVGSIDVNCIVDEDGVYPLEFTPRFGYPTIALQEEGMESPTGEFFVGLARGEDPDLSVHRGYQVAVRVCVPPFPFDDETTFDENSRNAAVVFEDPERTAGVHIEDTKNVDGQWRVAGSSGVVLVVTGKGETMRDAQRQAYDRIGNVVIPNMYYRDDIGDRWVESDGDRLQAWGYLGGA